The genomic region GGGACTTTCTCCTGCTATGATAGCGGGTGCTATTATTTCTGGTGCATTTTTAGGGGACAAAATGTCACCTCTCTCCGATACGACAAATATTGCTGCAGCTATAAGTAGGGTAGATCTATTTGAACATATTAGACATATGCTGTGGACTACTGTTCCTGCCTCCATCCTATGTTTAATAGGTTTTGGATTAATGGGATGGTTCTCTGACAAGACGACTGTAGAAAATGTAACACATGTACAAGATTTAATAGAAGGTCTCAACATCATTCATCCAATGTCAATGATTCCAGCGATTGTTATGCTCGTCTTAGCATGGAGGAGAACACCTGCAATTTTAGTAATCGTTGCCGGTATTTTAACTGGTATTGCATCAGCACTTATTTTTCAGCAAAGTGTATCATTAACAGCCATTATGGATGTTATGCAAAATGGATATGTTGCGGATACAGGCAACGAAAAACTTGATTCTATGTTATCCCGTGGTGGATTACAAAGCATGATGTGGTCTGTTTCACTTGTGTTATTAACACTTACCATGGGAGGATTAATTCAAGCGTTAGGAATTATGGAACGTTTAATGGAAATCATACAAAAATTAATCATATCCACGGGAAGATTAGTGTTTGCGACAGCGGTTACTGCGATTGGTATAAACGTTAGTGTAGGTGAACAGTATTTATCTATAATTCTAACTGGAAAAGTGTATGAAGAGCAGTTTGATGCAAGGGGGATATCAAGGAAAAATCTTTCCCGCATACTTGAAGATGCAGGAACTGTAATTAATCCACTAATTCCTTATGGTGTGAGCGGAGTGTTCTTGGCAAATGTACTAGGAGTACCAGTTTTGCAATATCTTCCCTTTGCTCTGTTTTGTTTGGTGAGTCCACTTCTAACGATTCTATATGGGTTTACTGGTATTAGTTTACGAAAAAATGAATTATCAACTAATTAAAGGTCTTTATCGCTAACTTTTTTTCATTATTATATTTTAAAAAGGCTGCCTGTAATTAAGCCGTTCCCTATCTATCGTCCTGACTTACAACCCCTCTTCTCAGCACGCTCTTTTATCAAAGCTGTA from Salirhabdus salicampi harbors:
- the nhaC gene encoding Na+/H+ antiporter NhaC; amino-acid sequence: MQQVNKAQAVCLLTSVLFIISVSLLYLKVHPHIPIFLCIILFMMFSLFTKRPWSFIEEAIKKGLNVGVIPIFLFMLIGILIGIWMLSGTIPTLIYYGSHIMSVNFFLPSVFIITAIVGTFLGSAFTTASTIGVAMLAIGTMMGLSPAMIAGAIISGAFLGDKMSPLSDTTNIAAAISRVDLFEHIRHMLWTTVPASILCLIGFGLMGWFSDKTTVENVTHVQDLIEGLNIIHPMSMIPAIVMLVLAWRRTPAILVIVAGILTGIASALIFQQSVSLTAIMDVMQNGYVADTGNEKLDSMLSRGGLQSMMWSVSLVLLTLTMGGLIQALGIMERLMEIIQKLIISTGRLVFATAVTAIGINVSVGEQYLSIILTGKVYEEQFDARGISRKNLSRILEDAGTVINPLIPYGVSGVFLANVLGVPVLQYLPFALFCLVSPLLTILYGFTGISLRKNELSTN